From Acinetobacter sp. ASP199, the proteins below share one genomic window:
- a CDS encoding PilT/PilU family type 4a pilus ATPase: MDFNGLLNYMVEKKASDLFITADVEPSIKVNGQIVPIGSVKLPGPAVGQLLNSIMSEKQRKEFAETRECNFAISTPDKSTRFRVSAFQQRDEPGMVLRRIETVIPTMDELKLPPILKELAMTKRGIIIFVGATGTGKSTSLASLVGYRNENSKGHIITIEDPIEFIHQHKGCIITQREVGIDTDSFEIALKNTLRQAPDVILIGEIRSRETMDYAIAFAETGHLVFATLHANNANQAIDRIIHFFEADRHNQLFMDLSLNMKAIVAQQLIPTIDGTGRRAAIEILINSPLVSDLIRKGDVHEIKDLMKRSRELGMQTFDQALYDLYKAKQISYKDALKHADSPNDLRLQIKLAEEGGAHLMNAGSNITFDGQS, from the coding sequence ATGGACTTTAACGGCTTACTCAATTATATGGTAGAGAAAAAGGCTTCGGATCTGTTCATCACAGCCGATGTCGAACCCTCTATCAAAGTTAACGGTCAGATTGTACCGATTGGTTCAGTAAAATTGCCGGGGCCGGCTGTGGGACAACTGCTGAACTCGATCATGAGCGAAAAGCAGCGTAAGGAATTTGCCGAAACGCGTGAATGTAACTTCGCGATCAGCACTCCGGACAAGTCCACGCGTTTCCGTGTCAGTGCTTTCCAGCAGCGTGATGAACCGGGGATGGTGCTACGTCGGATTGAAACTGTGATTCCCACCATGGATGAACTCAAGTTACCGCCAATTCTGAAAGAACTGGCGATGACCAAACGAGGCATCATTATTTTTGTCGGGGCAACCGGTACAGGTAAATCAACCTCGCTGGCATCTTTGGTCGGTTATCGCAATGAAAACTCCAAGGGTCATATCATTACCATTGAAGATCCGATTGAATTCATTCACCAACATAAGGGCTGTATTATTACTCAGCGCGAAGTCGGGATCGACACAGATTCATTTGAAATTGCCCTGAAAAATACCCTGCGTCAGGCACCAGATGTGATTCTGATTGGTGAGATCCGTTCACGTGAAACCATGGACTATGCCATTGCCTTTGCAGAAACCGGTCACCTGGTCTTTGCCACGCTGCATGCCAACAACGCTAACCAGGCCATTGACCGGATTATTCACTTCTTTGAAGCAGACCGGCATAACCAACTGTTTATGGACCTGTCTTTAAACATGAAAGCCATTGTGGCGCAGCAGCTGATCCCAACCATTGATGGTACAGGCCGTCGTGCCGCAATTGAGATCCTGATCAACTCACCTTTAGTTTCAGATCTGATCCGTAAAGGTGATGTGCATGAAATTAAAGACTTGATGAAGCGTTCGCGTGAACTGGGCATGCAGACCTTTGACCAGGCACTGTATGACCTGTATAAGGCCAAACAGATCAGCTACAAGGATGCGCTGAAACATGCCGATTCTCCGAACGATCTACGTCTGCAAATCAAGCTAGCAGAAGAAGGCGGTGCACATCTAATGAATGCCGGCAGCAA
- a CDS encoding type IV pilus twitching motility protein PilT has protein sequence MDITELLAFSAKNGASDLHLSAGMPPLIRVDGEVRRINLPALEHKEVHKLVYDIMNDKQRRDYEENLETDFSFEVPGVARFRVNAFNQNRGAGAVFRTIPSKVLTIEDLGMGQIFKDICEYPRGLVLVTGPTGSGKSTTLAAMLDYINDNRYDHILTVEDPIEFVHQSKKCLINQREVHRDTHGFNEALRSALREDPDIILVGEMRDLETIRLALTAAETGHLVFGTLHTTSAAKTIDRVIDVFPAEEKDMVRAMLSESLQAVVSQTLLKKNGGGRVAAHEIMIGIPAIRNLIRENKVAQMYSAIQTGANYGMTTLDQSLKTLVSKGVISPQVARTAAKQPESFL, from the coding sequence ATGGACATTACAGAATTATTAGCATTTTCTGCTAAAAATGGCGCGTCGGATTTACACTTGTCTGCGGGGATGCCACCACTGATTCGTGTTGATGGTGAGGTTCGTCGTATTAACCTGCCTGCTCTGGAACACAAAGAAGTGCACAAGCTGGTTTACGATATCATGAACGATAAACAGCGCCGTGACTATGAAGAAAATCTTGAAACTGACTTTTCCTTTGAAGTTCCTGGCGTGGCCCGTTTCCGTGTCAACGCATTTAACCAGAACCGCGGTGCCGGTGCCGTATTCCGTACCATTCCATCTAAAGTCCTGACCATTGAAGATCTGGGCATGGGCCAAATCTTTAAAGATATCTGTGAATATCCACGTGGTCTGGTGCTGGTGACAGGTCCAACCGGTTCAGGTAAATCAACGACGCTGGCAGCGATGCTGGACTATATTAATGATAACCGTTATGACCACATCCTGACCGTCGAAGATCCAATCGAATTTGTACACCAATCAAAAAAATGTCTGATCAACCAGCGTGAAGTGCATCGTGATACCCATGGTTTTAATGAAGCATTACGTTCTGCATTACGTGAAGACCCAGATATTATCCTGGTCGGTGAGATGCGTGACCTTGAAACCATCCGTCTAGCGCTCACCGCTGCGGAAACTGGTCACCTGGTGTTCGGCACCCTGCATACCACCTCAGCGGCAAAAACCATTGACCGTGTGATTGACGTATTTCCGGCAGAAGAAAAAGACATGGTTCGTGCCATGCTGTCTGAATCACTACAAGCGGTTGTTTCACAAACCCTGCTGAAGAAAAATGGCGGTGGTCGTGTGGCTGCACATGAAATCATGATCGGTATTCCTGCAATCCGTAACCTGATCCGTGAAAACAAAGTCGCTCAGATGTACTCTGCAATTCAGACCGGTGCCAACTATGGTATGACCACACTGGATCAGAGCCTGAAAACACTGGTATCTAAAGGCGTGATCAGCCCACAAGTTGCACGTACTGCTGCTAAACAGCCTGAATCATTCTTATAA
- a CDS encoding YggS family pyridoxal phosphate-dependent enzyme: MKMMQLARDQVLAQIHTACQQAGRDEQTVQLLAVSKTHPAEMLAEMYAAGQRSFGENYLQEALDKIEKLQDLEIEWHFIGHVQRNKTKHLAEKFDWVHGVDRLIIAERLSSQREDDQAPLNICLQVNIDGQDTKDGCQPEEVADLVAQISQLAKLRLRGLMVIPAPHNTAAFADAKALFEAVKTRHAQPEDWDTLSMGMSGDMTEAIAAGSTMVRVGTALFGTRPKKD; the protein is encoded by the coding sequence ATGAAAATGATGCAACTCGCACGAGATCAGGTATTGGCCCAAATCCACACTGCATGTCAGCAGGCTGGTCGTGATGAACAGACCGTGCAGCTGCTGGCTGTTTCAAAGACACATCCAGCAGAAATGTTGGCGGAAATGTATGCAGCCGGACAGCGCAGTTTTGGTGAAAACTATTTACAGGAAGCGCTAGATAAAATTGAAAAGTTGCAGGATCTAGAGATTGAATGGCATTTCATTGGGCATGTTCAGCGGAACAAGACCAAGCATCTGGCAGAAAAGTTTGACTGGGTACATGGGGTAGATCGTCTGATTATTGCTGAACGTCTGTCCAGTCAGCGTGAAGATGATCAAGCACCCCTAAATATCTGTCTTCAGGTGAATATCGACGGGCAGGATACTAAAGATGGCTGTCAGCCAGAAGAAGTAGCGGATCTGGTAGCACAAATCAGCCAATTAGCTAAACTACGTCTGCGCGGGTTGATGGTGATTCCGGCGCCACATAATACGGCGGCTTTTGCCGATGCCAAGGCTTTGTTCGAAGCGGTTAAAACGCGACATGCTCAACCTGAGGATTGGGATACTTTGAGTATGGGGATGTCAGGCGATATGACCGAAGCGATTGCCGCAGGTTCAACCATGGTGCGTGTCGGCACAGCCTTGTTTGGTACACGTCCTAAAAAAGATTAA
- a CDS encoding acyltransferase, with product MNMTSRRFSAEFSLQLESLRGVSAIVVLFSHCFQAFIAPFDLTLYSWVRLLGQAAVMMFFALSGYLIGTSIQNNIQQNSQFNLSHYIQQRCHRILPPFLFALALTLILYILAPYFFSSHSHQFQNSFGIMIRTTYSLEWDNFLGSLFFLNGFVTPTLSANAPLWSLSFEVWFYVLAGFLPFLKHSAIARLGFALVFITLTALNPQFLIYFLLWLTAFASSFAHIQHYVLNHLNSLKLGCLSVAFFIACMDAYNFHIIDQVKIYRGNYFVPFNMLMGLAFVCWLIQLQQQLSHYQPVWIKSASFSYTLYVTHFPLLLFILGCFPQSRAYGLGGAVLALVATMLVLVLLASLMAKFLEPQKRKALSNSMP from the coding sequence ATGAATATGACTTCACGCAGATTTTCAGCTGAATTCAGCTTACAACTGGAAAGCTTGCGTGGAGTGAGTGCGATTGTGGTGCTATTCAGTCACTGCTTTCAGGCGTTTATCGCCCCTTTTGATTTAACCCTCTATTCCTGGGTTCGGCTGCTGGGTCAGGCCGCGGTGATGATGTTCTTTGCTTTAAGTGGTTATCTGATCGGAACCTCTATACAAAATAATATCCAGCAAAACAGCCAGTTTAATCTGTCTCACTATATCCAGCAGCGCTGCCACAGGATTTTGCCGCCTTTCCTGTTTGCCCTCGCTCTGACCTTGATCTTATATATTCTGGCACCTTATTTCTTTAGTTCTCATAGTCATCAGTTTCAGAACAGTTTTGGCATAATGATTCGCACCACCTATAGTCTGGAGTGGGACAATTTTCTGGGTTCATTATTCTTTTTAAATGGCTTTGTGACGCCCACCCTATCTGCCAATGCGCCATTATGGAGTTTAAGTTTTGAAGTCTGGTTTTATGTGCTGGCAGGCTTTTTGCCTTTTTTAAAACACTCCGCTATTGCCAGACTCGGTTTTGCTTTAGTGTTCATTACACTTACAGCCCTTAACCCCCAGTTTTTGATTTATTTTCTTTTATGGTTGACAGCCTTTGCCAGTTCATTTGCTCATATTCAACACTATGTCTTAAATCATTTAAATTCACTTAAACTGGGCTGCTTGAGTGTGGCCTTTTTTATTGCCTGTATGGACGCCTATAACTTTCATATCATCGATCAGGTCAAGATTTATCGTGGCAACTATTTTGTGCCATTTAACATGTTGATGGGATTGGCTTTTGTCTGCTGGCTGATTCAACTGCAACAACAGCTCAGTCACTATCAACCGGTCTGGATAAAGTCCGCGAGTTTTTCCTATACCCTCTATGTCACTCATTTTCCTTTACTGCTGTTTATTTTGGGCTGCTTTCCACAAAGCCGTGCTTATGGTCTAGGGGGAGCTGTTCTGGCTCTAGTTGCGACTATGCTGGTTTTAGTTCTACTGGCTAGCTTAATGGCAAAATTCCTCGAACCACAAAAAAGAAAAGCGTTATCCAACTCAATGCCATAA